A region from the Benincasa hispida cultivar B227 chromosome 8, ASM972705v1, whole genome shotgun sequence genome encodes:
- the LOC120083067 gene encoding E3 UFM1-protein ligase 1 homolog isoform X2 produces MDDELLELQRQFEFAQQAKSSIRLSERNVVELVQKLQELRILDFELLHTVTGKEYITPEHLRREILAEIEKLGRISLIDLADTIGVDLYYIEKQAEQIISDDPRLTLIQGEIISQSYWDSVAEEINERLQESSQIALAEIAAELQVGSELLASMLDQRLGTLVKGRLEGGQLYTPAYVARVSAMVRGATRAITVPTNLTVIWSSLQQILQGIDGASGIAVDGSFFQSLFNAIVKENEILGSLRAGVHWTPNIFSIAQKESIDSFFSQNSVISYDFLRKLGIPNPIQFLQSRYPDGIPLSTTFIHPSIIEMLDSTVEDILERGSWTNSLLVLPSSFEPQDASKILLSCPSVQVALKSNKALIFGDSFIFSNIFIKDLYGRMEKEMETINVPGSSTGISSVDSLSSSKFGNDPSMSAESIETGNDIGKTGEIVEKKSKKKKGKSFGNTQSIAADGALDDHETSMKSKKNQRKAKATSNVQVAETKAGGKKESVKAKENNINYPTEEWVIEKIKTLIPDLEEHGIDDPAIILQPLVNHLRPMLNNSWKERRKALFTENAEKMKRLLDNTQQKLDEPFLNLQLYEKALDLFEDDQSISVILHRHLLRTTAAPIVDMLFHNLDLYKKLKNGIEVAELQNSESVSLNTGERTTIAKSFPGSLSNKAVTAAEALEGKHSIDSSNCTRCRYSVPV; encoded by the exons ATGGACGATGAATTGCTAGAGCTTCAGAGACAGTTCGAATTTGCGCAACAAGCCAAATCAAGCATTCGACTATCGGAAAGAAACGTTGTGGAATTGGTCCAAAAGCTTCAAGAGCTTCGTATCCTCGATTTCGAGCTCCTCCACACCGTCACCGGCAAAGAATATATCACTCCT GAGCACCTGCGGCGTGAAATATTGGCTGAGATTGAGAAGTTAGGACGCATTTCTTTGATAGATCTTGCGGATACTATTGGTGTGGATCTATACTATATCGAGAAGCAAGCTGAACAGATTATATCAGATGATCCACGACTTACATTGATTCAAGGGGAAATAATATCTCAATCTTATTGGGATTCTGTGGCGGAAGAAATAAATGAGCGGCTTCAGGAGTCTAGTCAAATTGCTTTGGCTGAAATTGCTGCAGAGTTGCAAGTTGGTTCTGAATTGCTTGCATCGATGTTGGATCAACGGCTTGGGACGCTG GTAAAAGGTAGGCTCGAAGGTGGTCAGCTATATACCCCAGCATATGTTGCACGAGTTTCTGCCATGGTTCGTGGTGCCACCAGAGCTATTACTGTTCCGACAAATTTAACTGTCATATGGAGCTCTTTACAGCAAATCTTGCAAGGCATTGACGGAGCTAGTGGCATAGCTGTTGATGGTTCATTTTTCCAGTCCCTTTTTAATGCAATTGTCAAGGAAAATGAGATTCTTGGATCACTTCGCGCTGGTGTTCATTGGACACCAAAT ATATTTTCCATTGCTCAAAAAGAATCCATAGATTCTTTCTTCTCACAG AATTCTGTTATAAGCTATGATTTTCTGCGAAAACTGGGGATTCCCAACCCCATTCAGTTCTTGcag TCCAGATATCCTGATGGAATACCTTTAAGCACTACATTCATTCATCCTTCAATAATTGAAATGTTGGATTCTACCGTTGAAGATATCCTTGAGCGTGGTAGCTG GACCAATTCTCTTCTTGTACTTCCTTCGTCATTTGAGCCCCAAGATgcttctaaaattttgttatcttGCCCATCTGTTCAGGTAGCTCTAAAG TCTAATAAAGCTCTCATATTTGGAGATTCATTTATATTCAGCAATATTTTTATCAAG GATCTATATGGTCGCATGGAGAAGGAGATGGAGACCATAAATGTCCCAGGATCTTCTACTGGCATTTCTTCTGTAGATTCACTGAGCAGTAGTAAATTTGGAAATGATCCAAGCATGTCTGCTGAGTCAATTGAAACGGGAAATGATATTGGTAAAACTGGAGAGATCGTGGAGAAAAagtcaaagaaaaagaagggtaaATCATTTGGAAATACTCAATCTATAGCTGCCGATGGTGCTCTAGATGACCACGAAACTTCAATGAAATCCAAGAAAAACCAGAGGAAAGCTAAGGCTACATCCAATGTGCAAGTGGCAGAGACTAAAGCAGGGGGTAAAAAGGAATCAGTTAAAGCAAAAGAGAACAATATTAATTACCCTACCGAAGAATGGGTTATTGAGAAGATCAAGACGCTGATACCTGATCTTGAGGAACATg GCATAGATGATCCTGCAATAATCCTCCAACCTTTGGTAAATCATCTTAGACCTATGCTGAACAATTCATGGAAGGAGAGAAGGAAGGCACTATTTACGGAAAATGCAGAAAAAATGAAACGCTTACTTGACAATACCCAACAGAAACTTGACGAG CCTTTCTTAAATTTGCAGCTGTACGAAAAAGCTTTAGATTTATTTGAAGATGACCAGTCAATTTCT GTCATTTTGCACCGGCATTTGTTAAGAACAACAGCTGCACCAATCGTGGATATGCTTTTTCATAACTTG GACTTGTACAAAAAGTTGAAGAATGGAATAGAAGTTGCAGAATTGCAGAATTCTGAATCAGTCTCACTTAATACAGGAGAAAGAACTACAATT GCTAAGAGCTTTCCTGGATCTCTATCAAATAAGGCTGTCACTGCAGCTGAAGCTTTGGAAGGGAAG CATAGTATTGATTCCAGCAACTGTACTCGTTGTAGATATAGCGTACCTGTTTAA
- the LOC120083067 gene encoding E3 UFM1-protein ligase 1 homolog isoform X1 codes for MDDELLELQRQFEFAQQAKSSIRLSERNVVELVQKLQELRILDFELLHTVTGKEYITPEHLRREILAEIEKLGRISLIDLADTIGVDLYYIEKQAEQIISDDPRLTLIQGEIISQSYWDSVAEEINERLQESSQIALAEIAAELQVGSELLASMLDQRLGTLVKGRLEGGQLYTPAYVARVSAMVRGATRAITVPTNLTVIWSSLQQILQGIDGASGIAVDGSFFQSLFNAIVKENEILGSLRAGVHWTPNIFSIAQKESIDSFFSQNSVISYDFLRKLGIPNPIQFLQSRYPDGIPLSTTFIHPSIIEMLDSTVEDILERGSWTNSLLVLPSSFEPQDASKILLSCPSVQVALKSNKALIFGDSFIFSNIFIKDLYGRMEKEMETINVPGSSTGISSVDSLSSSKFGNDPSMSAESIETGNDIGKTGEIVEKKSKKKKGKSFGNTQSIAADGALDDHETSMKSKKNQRKAKATSNVQVAETKAGGKKESVKAKENNINYPTEEWVIEKIKTLIPDLEEHGIDDPAIILQPLVNHLRPMLNNSWKERRKALFTENAEKMKRLLDNTQQKLDEPFLNLQLYEKALDLFEDDQSISVILHRHLLRTTAAPIVDMLFHNLDLYKKLKNGIEVAELQNSESVSLNTGERTTIAKSFPGSLSNKAVTAAEALEGKRVETFISALGDLVEESGLILKKLDKKLERTLLHSYRKELTSQVSAEMDPIALLPKVVSLLYIQIHHKALQAPGRAISVAISRLKDKLDDSAFKILSDYQTATVTLLSLISAAVGDEDDCSSDRILTKREFLESQIPALKGLVSST; via the exons ATGGACGATGAATTGCTAGAGCTTCAGAGACAGTTCGAATTTGCGCAACAAGCCAAATCAAGCATTCGACTATCGGAAAGAAACGTTGTGGAATTGGTCCAAAAGCTTCAAGAGCTTCGTATCCTCGATTTCGAGCTCCTCCACACCGTCACCGGCAAAGAATATATCACTCCT GAGCACCTGCGGCGTGAAATATTGGCTGAGATTGAGAAGTTAGGACGCATTTCTTTGATAGATCTTGCGGATACTATTGGTGTGGATCTATACTATATCGAGAAGCAAGCTGAACAGATTATATCAGATGATCCACGACTTACATTGATTCAAGGGGAAATAATATCTCAATCTTATTGGGATTCTGTGGCGGAAGAAATAAATGAGCGGCTTCAGGAGTCTAGTCAAATTGCTTTGGCTGAAATTGCTGCAGAGTTGCAAGTTGGTTCTGAATTGCTTGCATCGATGTTGGATCAACGGCTTGGGACGCTG GTAAAAGGTAGGCTCGAAGGTGGTCAGCTATATACCCCAGCATATGTTGCACGAGTTTCTGCCATGGTTCGTGGTGCCACCAGAGCTATTACTGTTCCGACAAATTTAACTGTCATATGGAGCTCTTTACAGCAAATCTTGCAAGGCATTGACGGAGCTAGTGGCATAGCTGTTGATGGTTCATTTTTCCAGTCCCTTTTTAATGCAATTGTCAAGGAAAATGAGATTCTTGGATCACTTCGCGCTGGTGTTCATTGGACACCAAAT ATATTTTCCATTGCTCAAAAAGAATCCATAGATTCTTTCTTCTCACAG AATTCTGTTATAAGCTATGATTTTCTGCGAAAACTGGGGATTCCCAACCCCATTCAGTTCTTGcag TCCAGATATCCTGATGGAATACCTTTAAGCACTACATTCATTCATCCTTCAATAATTGAAATGTTGGATTCTACCGTTGAAGATATCCTTGAGCGTGGTAGCTG GACCAATTCTCTTCTTGTACTTCCTTCGTCATTTGAGCCCCAAGATgcttctaaaattttgttatcttGCCCATCTGTTCAGGTAGCTCTAAAG TCTAATAAAGCTCTCATATTTGGAGATTCATTTATATTCAGCAATATTTTTATCAAG GATCTATATGGTCGCATGGAGAAGGAGATGGAGACCATAAATGTCCCAGGATCTTCTACTGGCATTTCTTCTGTAGATTCACTGAGCAGTAGTAAATTTGGAAATGATCCAAGCATGTCTGCTGAGTCAATTGAAACGGGAAATGATATTGGTAAAACTGGAGAGATCGTGGAGAAAAagtcaaagaaaaagaagggtaaATCATTTGGAAATACTCAATCTATAGCTGCCGATGGTGCTCTAGATGACCACGAAACTTCAATGAAATCCAAGAAAAACCAGAGGAAAGCTAAGGCTACATCCAATGTGCAAGTGGCAGAGACTAAAGCAGGGGGTAAAAAGGAATCAGTTAAAGCAAAAGAGAACAATATTAATTACCCTACCGAAGAATGGGTTATTGAGAAGATCAAGACGCTGATACCTGATCTTGAGGAACATg GCATAGATGATCCTGCAATAATCCTCCAACCTTTGGTAAATCATCTTAGACCTATGCTGAACAATTCATGGAAGGAGAGAAGGAAGGCACTATTTACGGAAAATGCAGAAAAAATGAAACGCTTACTTGACAATACCCAACAGAAACTTGACGAG CCTTTCTTAAATTTGCAGCTGTACGAAAAAGCTTTAGATTTATTTGAAGATGACCAGTCAATTTCT GTCATTTTGCACCGGCATTTGTTAAGAACAACAGCTGCACCAATCGTGGATATGCTTTTTCATAACTTG GACTTGTACAAAAAGTTGAAGAATGGAATAGAAGTTGCAGAATTGCAGAATTCTGAATCAGTCTCACTTAATACAGGAGAAAGAACTACAATT GCTAAGAGCTTTCCTGGATCTCTATCAAATAAGGCTGTCACTGCAGCTGAAGCTTTGGAAGGGAAG CGGGTGGAGACCTTCATAAGTGCACTGGGGGATTTAGTAGAAGAGAG TGGATTGATCTTGAAAAAACTTGACAAGAAATTGGAGAGGACTCTTCTGCATTCATATCGTAAG GAGTTGACATCTCAAGTTTCTGCTGAAATGGATCCAATTGCTCTTCTACCCAAAGTTGTTTCTCTTCTTTACATACAG ATTCATCATAAAGCTCTTCAAGCTCCTGGAAGGGCAATCTCTGTTGCTATTTCTCGCTTGAAG GATAAACTGGATGATTCGGCATTCAAGATCTTATCAGATTACCAAACTGCAACAGTGACCCTGCTGTCTCTTATTTCAGCTGCTGTCGGTGAT GAAGACGACTGTTCATCTGACAGAATATTGACCAAAAGGGAGTTTTTGGAGAGTCAAATCCCAGCACTTAAAGGGTTGGTTTCATCTACCTAA